In Kryptolebias marmoratus isolate JLee-2015 linkage group LG4, ASM164957v2, whole genome shotgun sequence, the following proteins share a genomic window:
- the tsen2 gene encoding tRNA-splicing endonuclease subunit Sen2: MQAEFRAPRRRTRVYEDYEAPLPVSQDPQERKVYRADLINQQVVVCHPDHIQEIHNKGFFGKGVLSRARPDHGISDKWEQHEGLVLPVFSQSRYEELLRWATATLSAQGLDEEAVSQTLLSLTQPVKMEDVRREAGPVGGASGHTKRLRAESEVKPEAKRSCRLDQNDLDSGSEPDSDSGPDSCPDPGSDSDPDPGLQVPGPGYVLVVSDCPKGGGVRQVRRSPLLLSEYLQLSLEEAFFLVYSLGVLSVYLQQEPLSIIQLWRKLQSLRPDFVCTYAAYHHFRSMGWVPKGGGGAKYGVDFMLYRRGPPFYHASYSVVVERTDETFRGAAMRPFSWRSLAALSRITANVSKELMMCYIICPADLSGAELDSPVCLSRLKVQEVIISRWVSSRERAEQDDS; encoded by the exons ATGCAGGCGGAGTTCCGGGCTCCTCGGAGGCGGACCCGGGTTTATGAGGACTACGAGGCTCCGCTGCCAGTGAGCCAAGACCCGCAGGAACGGAAGGTTTACCGGGCGGACCTCATCAACCAGCAGGTTGTTGTCTGTCATCCAGACCACATCCAGGAGATCCACAACAAG ggtttttttggaAAAGGCGTTCTGTCCAGAGCCAGACCTGACCACGGCATCTCTGACAAATGGGAGC AACATGAAGGTTTGGTTCTACCTGTCTTCTCTCAGTCCAG GTATGAGGAGCTGCTCAGGTGGGCTACAGCAACTCTCTCTGCTCAGGGATTGGATGAAGAAGCTGTCAGTCAAACCCTTCTCTCCCTGACTCAGCCAGTGAAGATGGAGGATGTGAGGAGGGAGGCGGGACCAGTGGGAGGAGCCTCTGGCCACACAAAGAGGCTGAGGGCGGAGTCAGAAGTGAAGCCTGAGGCAAAGAGAAGTTGCAG GCTGGACCAGAACGACCTTGATTCTGGCTCTGAACCGGACTCTGACTCAGGTCCAGACTCTTGTCCTGATCCAGGCTCTGACTCTGACCCTGATCCTGGTCTTCAGGTTCCAGGTCCTGGTTATGTCCTGGTGGTCTCGGATTGTCCG AAAGGGGGCGGAGTCAGACAGGTGAGGCGGAGTCCATTGTTACTGTCAGAGTACctgcagctcagtttggagGAG GCCTTCTTCCTGGTCTACAGCCTGGGGGTCCTGTCTGtctacctgcagcag GAGCCCCTGTCAATCATCCAGCTGTGGAGGAAGTTACAGTCACTTCGTCCGGACTTTGTCTGCACGTATGCCGCCTACCATCACTTTCGCAGCATGGGGTGGGTCCCTAaaggagggggcggggccaagTATGGCGTTGATTTCA tgctGTACAGGAGGGGACCACCTTTCTACCACGCCAG TTATTCAGTGGTAGTTGAAAGGACTGATGAGACATTCAGGGGCGCGGCGATGCGTCCGTTTTCTTGGCGTTCTCTGGCGGCTCTGAGTAGGATCACAGCGAATGTTTCCAAG GAGCTGATGATGTGTTACATCATCTGCCCAGCTGACCTATCGGGGGCAGAGCTGGACTCACCTGTGTGCCTGAGCAGGCTAAAGGTCCAG GAAGTGATCATCAGCCGGTGGGTTTCCTCCAGAGAGCGAGCTGAGCAGGACgacagctga